In Streptomyces hawaiiensis, one genomic interval encodes:
- a CDS encoding GNAT family N-acetyltransferase, with amino-acid sequence MAYRGDLHILVEAPDGTMASSTIMWLDEANRTAEFEPVGTHPDYRRRELARAMLLHLMRQARAAGATHATVACLGAPGHPQARELYRGVGFRELSRDVPLIKTRPTKKAGSSLPASPKV; translated from the coding sequence ATGGCGTACCGCGGCGATCTGCACATCCTGGTGGAGGCGCCGGACGGGACGATGGCGTCCTCGACCATCATGTGGCTCGACGAAGCGAACAGGACCGCGGAGTTCGAGCCGGTCGGGACACATCCGGACTACCGGCGTCGAGAGCTGGCGAGGGCGATGCTCCTGCACCTGATGCGTCAGGCGCGGGCGGCCGGAGCCACTCACGCGACGGTGGCGTGCCTGGGAGCGCCGGGCCATCCGCAGGCCCGCGAGCTCTACCGCGGCGTCGGCTTCCGGGAGTTGTCACGGGACGTGCCGCTCATCAAGACACGGCCAACGAAAAAGGCAGGGAGCTCTCTCCCTGCCTCTCCCAAGGTATAG
- a CDS encoding NAD-dependent epimerase/dehydratase family protein: protein MRILVLGFTGYLGGHVVEGLRALPGALVLGGGRSPAAHLDVDLARVSPEQLAKTMASAAPDIVVNCAGATGGDAVTLAEVNTRGPAVLCAALRESAPAARLVHLGSAAEYGPGVPGTPVTESAATRPVGPYGATKLAGTVAVTASGLDAVVLRVGNPVGPGAPPSGLPGRIAALLREAGPGPEAVLRLGDLSAHRDFVDVRDVARAAVLAASAPGPLPPVLNVGGGRAVAVRDLVRGLAGLAGFRGRIEETTAGTAGSARSAQVSWQCSDITAAERALDWRPVHTLDDALTALWEGGGTP, encoded by the coding sequence ATGCGCATTCTCGTCCTGGGCTTCACCGGCTATCTCGGCGGCCACGTCGTCGAGGGGCTGCGCGCCCTGCCGGGCGCGCTGGTCCTCGGCGGCGGCCGGTCACCGGCCGCCCACCTCGACGTCGATCTCGCCCGCGTCAGCCCGGAGCAGCTGGCGAAGACCATGGCGTCCGCCGCGCCCGACATCGTGGTCAACTGCGCGGGCGCGACCGGCGGCGACGCCGTCACCCTCGCCGAGGTCAACACCCGCGGCCCCGCGGTGCTGTGCGCGGCGCTGCGCGAGTCGGCCCCCGCGGCCCGCCTGGTGCACCTGGGCTCGGCCGCCGAGTACGGCCCCGGCGTGCCGGGCACCCCGGTGACGGAGTCGGCGGCCACCCGCCCGGTCGGCCCCTACGGTGCGACCAAGCTCGCGGGCACGGTCGCGGTGACCGCCTCCGGCCTGGACGCGGTGGTGCTGCGGGTGGGCAATCCGGTGGGGCCGGGGGCGCCGCCCTCCGGACTGCCCGGCCGGATCGCCGCACTGCTGCGCGAGGCCGGCCCCGGCCCGGAGGCCGTGCTGCGGCTCGGCGACCTGTCCGCCCACCGCGACTTCGTCGACGTACGCGACGTGGCACGGGCGGCGGTGCTCGCGGCCTCGGCCCCGGGCCCGCTGCCGCCCGTCCTCAACGTCGGCGGAGGCCGGGCCGTCGCGGTGCGTGACCTGGTGCGGGGTCTGGCCGGCCTGGCCGGATTCCGGGGCCGGATCGAGGAGACCACGGCGGGCACGGCCGGATCGGCCCGCTCCGCGCAGGTGTCATGGCAGTGTTCCGACATCACCGCCGCCGAGCGGGCTCTGGACTGGCGTCCGGTCCACACCCTCGACGACGCGCTCACCGCGCTGTGGGAAGGCGGCGGCACGCCGTGA
- the msrA gene encoding peptide-methionine (S)-S-oxide reductase MsrA, which produces MSDVEERALLAGGCFWGMQELIRSLPGVIRTRVGYSGDDDKPHPTYRDHGKHAESIEIVFDPTATDYRAILEYFFQIHDPSTRDRQGNDIGLSYRSAIFYLDDEQRRVAQDTIADVEASGLWPGPVVTEVVPAGAFWEAEPEHQDYLQRYPDGYTCHFPRPNWRLPRRG; this is translated from the coding sequence ATGAGCGATGTCGAAGAGAGGGCGCTGCTGGCGGGTGGCTGCTTCTGGGGTATGCAGGAGCTGATCCGGTCGTTGCCCGGTGTGATCCGTACCCGGGTCGGCTACAGCGGTGACGACGACAAGCCCCACCCCACCTACCGTGACCACGGAAAGCACGCGGAATCGATCGAGATCGTGTTTGATCCGACCGCTACCGACTATCGGGCGATCCTGGAGTACTTCTTCCAGATCCACGACCCGTCCACGAGGGACCGGCAGGGCAACGACATCGGTCTGAGCTACCGCTCCGCCATCTTCTACCTCGACGACGAGCAACGGCGCGTCGCGCAGGACACCATCGCCGATGTCGAGGCGTCCGGGCTGTGGCCGGGCCCGGTGGTGACCGAGGTCGTACCGGCCGGCGCGTTCTGGGAGGCCGAGCCGGAGCACCAGGACTACCTCCAGCGCTACCCGGACGGTTACACCTGCCACTTCCCGCGCCCGAACTGGCGGCTGCCCAGGCGCGGCTAA
- a CDS encoding spherulation-specific family 4 protein: MNLLIPLYVHPAEDPGAWHRLITAAPRTYGVVLNPASGPGEVPDPAFTAAAGALRAVGARLLGYVDTDYGVREPADVVEDVRRHREWYAADGCFLDRVTATADGLPACRRLVRTVRRLGVGTVVLNPGVHPAPGYARLADLTVTFEGHWSTYVSAFSRPAWTARHPPERLCHLVYGVPGALVPLAVRTAHDRGAAVCGPVTGEPPNPWAQLTPALTGAER; the protein is encoded by the coding sequence GTGAACCTGCTGATCCCGCTGTACGTCCATCCGGCCGAGGACCCGGGCGCCTGGCACCGGCTGATCACCGCGGCCCCGCGTACCTACGGGGTCGTACTCAACCCGGCGAGCGGGCCGGGTGAGGTCCCCGACCCGGCGTTCACCGCCGCGGCCGGGGCGCTGCGGGCCGTGGGGGCGCGTCTGCTGGGCTACGTCGACACCGACTACGGGGTGCGCGAGCCCGCGGACGTCGTCGAGGACGTGCGCCGGCACCGCGAGTGGTACGCGGCGGACGGCTGCTTCCTGGACCGGGTGACGGCGACCGCGGACGGGCTGCCGGCCTGCCGCCGACTGGTCCGGACGGTACGCCGGCTGGGTGTGGGGACGGTCGTCCTCAACCCCGGGGTCCATCCGGCGCCGGGATACGCCCGGCTCGCGGACCTGACCGTCACCTTCGAGGGCCACTGGTCGACATACGTCTCCGCCTTCAGCCGGCCGGCGTGGACCGCACGACACCCTCCCGAGCGGCTGTGCCACCTCGTCTACGGCGTGCCCGGGGCACTCGTTCCGCTGGCCGTGCGCACCGCGCACGACCGGGGAGCGGCGGTCTGCGGCCCGGTCACGGGCGAACCACCCAATCCTTGGGCTCAGTTGACACCCGCCCTCACCGGGGCGGAGCGATGA
- a CDS encoding nucleotidyltransferase family protein, translated as MHAVILAGGKGVRLRPYTTALPKPLVPIGDQHAILEIVLRQLSAAGFTSCTIAIGHLGEIIRAYVGDGTQWGLSVDYATEDSPLGTMGPLLNLRHRLPETFLVMNGDVLTDLDYADVLRRHRGSGAPLTIAAYARKVHIDFGVLTTRSGKVVAFTEKPSIDYRVSMGVYGLSRATLDGYTPGLPLGFDELVLDLLKKQNQPHAYEFDGYWLDIGRPDDYDRANAEFTTRKSLLLKGA; from the coding sequence ATGCACGCAGTGATCCTGGCGGGAGGCAAGGGCGTCCGGCTGCGGCCGTACACCACCGCACTGCCCAAGCCGCTCGTGCCCATCGGCGACCAGCACGCCATCCTGGAGATCGTGCTGCGCCAGCTGTCCGCGGCCGGCTTCACCAGCTGCACCATCGCCATCGGCCACCTCGGCGAGATCATCCGCGCCTACGTCGGCGACGGAACCCAGTGGGGCCTGAGCGTCGACTACGCCACCGAGGACAGCCCCCTGGGCACCATGGGCCCGCTGCTCAACCTGCGCCACCGGCTGCCCGAGACCTTCCTGGTGATGAACGGCGACGTCCTCACCGACCTCGACTACGCCGACGTCCTGCGCCGGCACCGCGGGTCCGGGGCCCCGCTGACCATCGCGGCGTACGCCCGCAAGGTGCACATCGACTTCGGGGTGCTGACCACCCGCTCCGGCAAAGTCGTCGCGTTCACCGAGAAGCCGAGCATCGACTACCGCGTCTCCATGGGCGTCTACGGCCTGTCCCGCGCCACCCTCGACGGTTACACGCCCGGACTGCCCCTCGGATTCGACGAGTTGGTGCTCGATCTGCTGAAAAAGCAGAACCAGCCGCACGCCTACGAGTTCGACGGGTACTGGCTGGACATCGGCCGCCCGGACGACTACGACCGTGCCAACGCCGAGTTCACCACCCGTAAGTCGCTTCTGCTCAAGGGAGCCTGA
- a CDS encoding SDR family NAD(P)-dependent oxidoreductase has protein sequence MTSAPLAAVTGAEGFIGSHLTEALVASGHRVRAMAQYNSFSSYGWLETLHPDVLDQVEIVLGDVRDPGSVRGLLEGVDTAYHLAALIAIPYSYQAPHSYVDTNVTGTLNVLEAVRALGTPRLVHTSTSETYGTAQTVPIAEDHPINTQSPYAASKAGGDRLADSYHASFATPIVTLRPFNTFGPRQSMRAVIPTVIGQVAAGERTITLGDLRPTRDFTFVKDTAQAFLAVGSAPAEQVVGRTFNAGTGGEISVGDLVALIGKVMDTALDVREDTARIRPANSEVMRLVADASRLGAATGWQPAHTLEEGLASTVEFFRDPANLARYKTGIYNI, from the coding sequence TTGACCTCCGCACCGCTCGCCGCCGTCACCGGAGCCGAGGGCTTCATCGGCTCGCATCTCACCGAGGCGCTGGTCGCCTCCGGACACCGGGTCAGGGCCATGGCCCAGTACAACTCCTTCTCCTCCTACGGCTGGCTGGAGACCCTGCACCCGGACGTCCTGGACCAGGTGGAGATCGTCCTCGGCGACGTCCGGGACCCGGGCTCCGTCCGCGGTCTCCTCGAGGGTGTCGACACCGCCTACCACCTGGCCGCCCTGATCGCGATCCCGTACTCCTACCAGGCCCCGCACAGCTACGTGGACACCAACGTCACCGGCACCCTCAACGTGCTGGAAGCCGTGCGCGCCCTGGGCACGCCCCGGCTGGTGCACACCTCCACCAGCGAGACCTACGGAACCGCGCAGACCGTGCCCATCGCGGAGGACCACCCCATCAACACCCAGTCGCCGTACGCCGCTTCGAAGGCGGGCGGGGACCGGCTGGCCGACAGCTACCACGCCAGTTTCGCCACCCCGATCGTCACGCTGCGGCCCTTCAACACCTTCGGGCCGCGCCAGTCGATGCGCGCGGTCATCCCCACCGTCATCGGGCAGGTCGCGGCCGGAGAGCGCACGATCACCCTCGGCGACCTGCGCCCCACCCGGGACTTCACCTTCGTCAAGGACACCGCGCAGGCCTTCCTCGCCGTCGGCAGCGCGCCCGCCGAGCAGGTCGTGGGCCGTACCTTCAACGCCGGGACCGGTGGCGAGATCTCGGTCGGTGACCTGGTCGCGCTGATCGGCAAGGTGATGGACACCGCCCTCGACGTCCGCGAGGACACCGCCCGCATCCGCCCCGCCAACTCCGAGGTGATGCGGCTGGTCGCGGACGCGAGCCGGCTCGGCGCGGCCACCGGCTGGCAGCCCGCGCACACCCTGGAGGAAGGCCTGGCGTCCACCGTGGAGTTCTTCCGCGACCCGGCCAACCTCGCCCGCTACAAGACCGGCATCTACAACATCTGA
- the rph gene encoding rifamycin-inactivating phosphotransferase, whose amino-acid sequence MEQYVLDLQEIDETQLTVVGGKGAHLGALSRIAGIGVPDGFCVTTEAFRRIVTQAPSIEELLDRLSRSNPDDREAIRTLSAHIRRTIEGITVPDDLAAAITGALTRHGEQTAYAVRSSATAEDLPTASFAGQQDTYLNVIGPAAILRHVSRCWASLFTERAVTYRQRNGIDHRTVHMAVVVQRMVFPHAAGILFTADPVTGNRKVATVDAGFGLGEALVSGLVNPDVFKVRDGEVVAKTIAAKQRAVHALPTGGTQETAVDAQRQEQPSLTDAQAVRLVHLGRRIEAHFGRPQDIEWCFVDDGFQIVQSRPITTLFPLPESGDQDHHVYVSVGHQQMMTDPMKPLGLSMWKLTAMAPMTEAGGRLFVDATRALATPASRAGLMDLVGRGDPLTRDALETVLDRDDFVPLLPDPGPGPSGSPADRAPAPIETDPAIVTRLIERSQASLAALRRDIGTKTGPALFDFLLEAFEEHKRVLSDPLSLQAIMAGMEATWWLNDNLHEWLGEKNAADTLTLSAPGNVTSEMGLALLDVADVIRPHPEVVAFLQDVEDDGFLDELAKLAGGIEARDAIETYLDRYGMRCAGEIDITRPRWRERPGTLVPAILDNVRNFAPGAARRRFEQGRQEAWKKEQDVLTRLRALPEGESKADETKRMIDRVRTFIGYREYPKYGIVSRYFVYKEALLEEAGRLARAGVLREKEDIYYLTFQELHDVVRSSNPVDDQLIRQRKDAFQSYHALTPPRVLTSDGETLNGAYRRDDVPDGALVGLPVSGGTIEGRARVVLDMAQADLEAGDILVTAYTDPSWSPLFVGIAGLVTEVGGLMTHGAVIAREYGLPAVVGVDQATRLIRDGQRIRVHGTDGYIEILP is encoded by the coding sequence ATCGAGCAATACGTGCTGGACCTTCAGGAGATCGACGAAACACAGCTCACGGTCGTCGGCGGCAAGGGCGCGCATCTGGGCGCGCTTTCGCGAATCGCGGGCATCGGCGTGCCGGATGGCTTCTGCGTGACGACGGAGGCCTTTCGGCGGATCGTGACGCAAGCGCCGTCGATCGAGGAACTGCTGGACCGGCTGTCGCGCTCGAACCCGGACGACCGGGAGGCGATCCGCACGCTCAGCGCGCACATTCGCCGGACCATCGAGGGGATCACCGTCCCGGACGATCTCGCGGCGGCGATCACCGGCGCGCTCACCCGGCACGGTGAGCAGACCGCCTACGCCGTCCGATCCAGCGCGACGGCGGAGGATTTGCCGACGGCCTCCTTCGCCGGCCAGCAGGACACGTACCTGAACGTCATCGGACCGGCGGCGATCCTCCGGCACGTCAGCCGGTGCTGGGCCTCGCTGTTCACCGAGCGGGCCGTGACCTACCGCCAGCGGAACGGCATCGACCACCGCACGGTCCACATGGCCGTGGTCGTGCAGCGGATGGTCTTCCCGCATGCGGCCGGCATCCTGTTCACGGCCGACCCCGTCACCGGCAACCGGAAGGTCGCCACTGTCGACGCCGGCTTCGGCCTCGGCGAGGCCCTGGTCTCCGGTCTGGTGAACCCGGACGTCTTCAAGGTGCGAGACGGCGAAGTCGTCGCCAAGACGATCGCCGCGAAACAGCGCGCCGTTCACGCCCTGCCGACCGGCGGTACGCAGGAGACGGCGGTCGACGCGCAGCGGCAGGAGCAGCCGTCGCTGACGGATGCGCAGGCCGTGCGGCTCGTACACCTCGGGCGGCGGATCGAAGCGCACTTCGGCCGCCCGCAGGACATCGAATGGTGCTTCGTCGATGACGGCTTCCAGATCGTTCAGAGCCGGCCGATCACGACCCTGTTCCCCCTTCCGGAGAGCGGCGACCAGGACCATCACGTCTACGTCTCCGTCGGCCATCAGCAGATGATGACCGACCCCATGAAGCCCCTGGGGCTGTCCATGTGGAAGCTGACGGCCATGGCGCCGATGACCGAGGCCGGCGGCAGGCTCTTCGTCGACGCCACCCGGGCCCTGGCCACGCCCGCGAGTCGCGCAGGCCTCATGGACCTCGTGGGGCGAGGCGATCCGCTGACCAGGGACGCGCTGGAGACCGTCCTCGACCGCGACGATTTCGTCCCCTTGCTCCCGGACCCGGGCCCGGGTCCCAGCGGATCCCCGGCCGACCGCGCGCCCGCCCCGATCGAGACCGATCCGGCCATCGTCACCCGGCTGATCGAGCGCAGCCAGGCGTCTCTCGCCGCCCTGCGGCGCGACATCGGCACGAAGACAGGACCGGCTCTGTTCGACTTCCTGTTGGAGGCCTTCGAGGAGCACAAGCGAGTGCTCAGTGATCCGCTGAGCCTGCAGGCGATCATGGCGGGGATGGAGGCCACGTGGTGGCTCAACGACAACCTGCACGAATGGCTGGGCGAGAAGAACGCGGCTGACACGCTCACACTGTCCGCCCCCGGCAACGTCACCTCGGAGATGGGACTGGCGCTGCTCGACGTCGCGGACGTGATCCGTCCCCATCCGGAGGTGGTGGCATTCCTCCAGGACGTCGAGGACGACGGCTTCCTGGACGAGCTGGCGAAGCTCGCGGGCGGGATCGAAGCGCGCGACGCCATCGAGACCTACCTCGACCGGTACGGCATGCGCTGCGCCGGCGAGATCGACATCACGAGGCCTCGTTGGCGCGAACGCCCCGGCACGCTCGTGCCGGCGATCCTCGACAACGTCAGGAACTTCGCACCGGGCGCCGCCCGGCGGCGCTTCGAGCAAGGCCGGCAGGAGGCGTGGAAGAAGGAACAGGACGTGCTGACACGTCTGCGGGCTCTGCCCGAGGGGGAGAGCAAAGCCGACGAGACCAAGCGGATGATCGACCGGGTCCGCACCTTCATCGGGTACCGGGAGTACCCCAAGTACGGCATCGTCAGCCGCTACTTCGTCTACAAGGAGGCCTTGCTGGAGGAGGCCGGGCGCCTCGCGCGGGCCGGCGTGCTCCGTGAGAAGGAGGACATCTACTACCTCACGTTCCAAGAGCTCCACGACGTCGTACGCTCCTCGAACCCAGTGGATGACCAGCTCATCCGGCAGCGCAAGGACGCGTTCCAGTCGTACCACGCGCTCACCCCGCCCCGGGTACTCACATCGGACGGCGAGACCCTCAACGGGGCGTACCGACGCGACGACGTGCCGGACGGTGCCCTGGTCGGCCTGCCGGTTTCCGGCGGGACCATCGAGGGACGGGCCCGGGTCGTCCTCGACATGGCACAAGCCGATCTCGAGGCGGGCGACATCCTGGTCACGGCCTACACGGACCCCAGTTGGTCACCTCTGTTCGTCGGGATCGCGGGCCTGGTGACGGAGGTGGGCGGCCTGATGACCCATGGCGCGGTGATCGCACGCGAGTACGGCTTGCCGGCCGTCGTAGGTGTGGATCAGGCCACCCGGCTGATCCGGGACGGACAGCGGATCCGCGTGCACGGAACGGACGGGTACATCGAGATCCTGCCCTGA
- the pelF gene encoding GT4 family glycosyltransferase PelF, translated as MPVPQGARHTGATRVTLLTEGTYPHSHGGVSVWCDQLVQGMPDLAFDVIAVTGTGREPLVWDLPAHVSSVLSVPMWGAPPEGRPPRGRSRNQLAAAYERFLTALLDPRAEDGFAPALYALARAASDGTLSPFLRADRAIAILTALWRRPGLAVREAQPTLHDALTATALLEHALRPLAAPAPESGVAHAVSGGVAVLPGLAALEHHGVPLLLTEHGVYLRERYLGYRTAPYRWPVKAVILGFFRLLAQESYRRAALITPGNRYNRLWEEEGGADPESIRTVYNGVDPAAFPAAGPEPDAPTLSWAGRVDPIKDLETLIRAFALVRARLPHARLRLFGGTPRGGEAYRERCEALAAEVGHADAVTFEGRVDDIKDAYAAGNVVMLSSISEGFPFTLIEAMSCGRTTVSTDVGGVREAVGDTGLVVPPRDPEAMATAALELLGDPGRRRAMGEAARLRVIEQFTLRQTIDTFRSVYLELAHPTQELTVMPTTVRMSAPAVNGTGSLAL; from the coding sequence ATGCCCGTTCCCCAGGGCGCGCGACATACCGGAGCAACGCGCGTCACCCTGCTCACCGAAGGCACCTACCCGCACAGCCACGGCGGCGTCAGCGTCTGGTGCGACCAGCTCGTCCAGGGCATGCCCGACCTCGCCTTCGACGTCATCGCCGTCACCGGCACCGGACGTGAGCCGCTCGTATGGGACCTGCCCGCGCACGTGTCGAGCGTGCTGTCCGTCCCCATGTGGGGCGCCCCGCCCGAGGGCCGCCCGCCCCGGGGCCGGTCCCGCAACCAACTCGCCGCCGCCTACGAGCGGTTCCTGACCGCGCTGCTCGACCCGCGCGCCGAGGACGGTTTCGCGCCCGCCCTGTACGCGCTGGCACGGGCCGCGTCGGACGGGACGCTGAGCCCTTTCCTGCGCGCGGACCGGGCGATCGCGATCCTCACCGCGCTGTGGCGGCGCCCCGGGCTCGCCGTGCGCGAGGCACAGCCGACCCTGCATGACGCGCTCACCGCGACCGCCCTGCTGGAGCACGCCCTGCGCCCGCTGGCCGCCCCGGCGCCCGAGAGCGGCGTCGCGCACGCGGTCAGCGGCGGGGTCGCCGTCCTGCCGGGCCTCGCCGCCCTCGAACACCACGGCGTCCCGCTGCTGTTGACCGAGCACGGGGTCTACCTGCGTGAGCGCTACCTCGGCTACCGCACCGCGCCCTACCGCTGGCCGGTGAAGGCCGTGATCCTCGGCTTCTTCCGCTTGCTCGCGCAGGAGAGCTACCGCCGGGCCGCCCTGATCACACCGGGCAACCGCTACAACCGGCTGTGGGAGGAGGAGGGCGGCGCCGACCCGGAGTCGATCCGCACGGTCTACAACGGCGTCGACCCCGCCGCGTTTCCGGCGGCCGGGCCCGAACCGGACGCACCCACCCTCAGCTGGGCGGGGCGTGTCGACCCCATCAAGGACCTGGAGACCCTCATCCGGGCCTTCGCCCTCGTCCGCGCCCGGCTCCCGCACGCCCGGCTGCGGTTGTTCGGCGGGACACCCCGGGGCGGAGAGGCCTACCGGGAACGCTGCGAGGCCCTGGCCGCCGAGGTCGGGCACGCCGACGCCGTGACCTTCGAAGGGCGCGTCGACGACATCAAGGACGCCTACGCCGCCGGAAACGTCGTGATGCTCTCCAGCATCAGCGAAGGCTTCCCCTTCACCCTGATCGAGGCGATGTCCTGCGGACGGACGACCGTCTCCACCGACGTGGGCGGTGTACGCGAGGCCGTCGGCGACACCGGGCTGGTGGTGCCTCCGCGTGATCCGGAGGCGATGGCCACGGCCGCGCTGGAACTGCTGGGCGATCCCGGGCGGCGCAGGGCGATGGGCGAGGCGGCCCGGCTACGGGTCATCGAGCAGTTCACCCTCCGGCAGACCATTGACACGTTTCGGTCTGTCTACCTGGAACTCGCCCATCCGACACAGGAGTTGACGGTCATGCCCACGACGGTCAGGATGTCCGCCCCGGCCGTCAACGGCACCGGAAGCCTCGCCCTGTGA
- a CDS encoding endo alpha-1,4 polygalactosaminidase, which produces MRRRACTALLIALAVAAPTGCSGSAGPPVDSNSSPPSRSSATPSPPGPVWKPRPGLAWQWQLDGRVDTSADVPVYDIDGFENLAADVARLHRAGRKVICYVNVGAWEDFRPDRDDFPSSVLGEPNGWAGERWLDIRRLTVLRPIMERRFDMCRDKGFDAVEPDLVEGYGNDTGFPLTARHQLRYNRMIAAIAHERGLSVGLKNDLPQIPQLVGHFDFAVNEECAQYDECGELSPFIAAGKAVFHVEYTQPRSGFCAESRRLRLSSMLKEPELGVWRSPC; this is translated from the coding sequence ATGAGAAGGAGGGCCTGCACGGCCCTGCTGATCGCGCTGGCGGTCGCGGCACCGACGGGCTGCTCCGGCAGCGCCGGGCCACCCGTCGACAGCAACTCCTCTCCCCCGTCGCGGAGTTCCGCCACTCCTTCGCCCCCCGGGCCTGTGTGGAAGCCCCGTCCGGGGCTCGCCTGGCAGTGGCAACTGGACGGCAGGGTCGATACGTCGGCCGACGTGCCCGTCTACGACATCGACGGCTTCGAGAACCTAGCGGCGGACGTGGCCCGGCTGCACCGCGCGGGGAGGAAGGTCATCTGCTACGTCAACGTGGGCGCGTGGGAGGACTTCCGGCCGGACCGGGACGATTTCCCGTCCTCGGTGCTCGGCGAGCCCAACGGGTGGGCGGGCGAGCGGTGGCTGGACATCCGGCGGCTGACGGTCCTGCGACCGATCATGGAACGCCGCTTCGACATGTGCCGCGACAAGGGCTTCGACGCGGTGGAACCCGATCTGGTGGAGGGCTACGGCAACGACACCGGCTTCCCGCTCACCGCCCGGCACCAGCTCAGGTACAACCGCATGATCGCGGCCATCGCCCACGAGCGGGGGCTGTCGGTGGGGCTGAAGAACGACCTCCCCCAGATCCCCCAGCTCGTGGGCCACTTCGACTTCGCGGTCAACGAGGAGTGCGCCCAGTACGACGAGTGCGGCGAGCTCTCCCCGTTCATCGCTGCGGGCAAGGCGGTGTTCCACGTGGAGTACACGCAGCCGAGGAGCGGTTTTTGTGCCGAGTCCCGTCGGCTGAGGCTGTCGTCGATGCTGAAGGAACCGGAACTCGGGGTGTGGCGGAGTCCTTGCTGA
- a CDS encoding ATP-binding protein, translated as MRVGYALDGNDGCIADARHHAAAFLDRASDDQHLPVSARARDLTQLVVSELVTNTRKYAPGPVLLELGITTRTVDITVWDSDPKVPAARAGDPHRVGQHGLEIVKAVAEDFDVRRAPAGKRITARITLADGPGHALT; from the coding sequence ATGCGCGTCGGGTACGCCCTGGACGGCAACGACGGCTGTATCGCGGACGCCCGCCATCACGCCGCCGCCTTCCTCGACCGGGCGAGCGACGACCAGCACCTGCCCGTCTCTGCCCGAGCAAGGGACCTCACCCAGCTGGTTGTCAGCGAGCTCGTCACCAACACCCGCAAATACGCTCCCGGCCCCGTTCTGCTGGAACTGGGCATCACCACCCGCACCGTGGACATCACCGTGTGGGACAGCGACCCCAAGGTCCCCGCAGCCCGGGCCGGCGATCCCCACAGGGTCGGCCAGCACGGCTTGGAGATCGTGAAGGCGGTGGCTGAGGACTTCGACGTACGGCGGGCGCCCGCAGGCAAACGCATCACCGCCCGCATCACCCTGGCCGACGGCCCCGGCCACGCCCTCACCTGA
- a CDS encoding alpha/beta fold hydrolase — MFDGFELTRCEGDGARLRVRHGGSGPAVLLLHGHPRTHATWHRVAPLLAAAGCTVVCPDLRGYGESDKPASDPEHRPYSKRAMAGDCLAVMRRLGHERFAVVGHDRGAYVATRLALDHPQAVSAVSVLDAVPIGEALRRCDAAFAASWWHWFFLGQTEKPAERVINADPDAWYTATSEQMGAEAYEDFRRAIHDPATVHAMCEDYRAGLGVDREHDDTDQRAGRRIECPVQVLWATRDDMADLYDDVLGVWRDWAGDRLEGGPIDSGHHMAEEAPDALATALLGFWRSGAQA; from the coding sequence ATGTTCGACGGCTTCGAGCTGACGCGATGCGAGGGCGACGGGGCCCGGCTGAGGGTGCGTCACGGCGGCAGTGGCCCCGCGGTGCTGCTGCTGCATGGTCATCCACGCACGCATGCGACCTGGCACCGCGTCGCCCCGCTGCTGGCCGCGGCCGGCTGTACGGTCGTCTGCCCCGACCTGCGGGGCTACGGCGAGTCCGACAAGCCCGCCTCCGACCCGGAGCACCGCCCGTACTCCAAGCGCGCCATGGCCGGCGACTGCCTGGCGGTCATGCGCCGCCTGGGGCACGAACGGTTCGCTGTCGTCGGGCACGACAGGGGCGCCTACGTGGCCACTCGTCTCGCTCTGGACCACCCGCAGGCCGTGTCCGCCGTCAGTGTGCTGGACGCCGTTCCGATCGGGGAGGCCCTGCGGCGCTGCGACGCGGCATTCGCCGCGAGCTGGTGGCACTGGTTCTTCCTCGGGCAGACCGAGAAGCCCGCCGAACGCGTCATCAACGCCGACCCCGATGCCTGGTACACGGCCACGAGCGAGCAGATGGGCGCCGAAGCGTACGAGGACTTCCGGCGTGCGATCCACGATCCTGCCACCGTGCACGCCATGTGCGAGGACTACCGCGCCGGCCTCGGTGTCGACCGCGAGCACGACGACACCGACCAGCGGGCCGGGCGCCGTATCGAATGTCCGGTGCAGGTGCTGTGGGCCACTCGCGACGACATGGCCGACCTGTACGACGACGTGCTGGGGGTCTGGCGCGACTGGGCGGGCGACCGGCTCGAAGGGGGACCGATCGACTCCGGGCACCACATGGCCGAAGAGGCACCCGACGCCCTCGCGACTGCCCTGCTCGGCTTCTGGCGTAGCGGTGCGCAGGCGTAG